A single window of Camelus dromedarius isolate mCamDro1 chromosome 20, mCamDro1.pat, whole genome shotgun sequence DNA harbors:
- the LY6D gene encoding lymphocyte antigen 6D: MKTALLFLVALAVAAGPAQALRCHVCSSSSNCKKPQTCPASANFCRTMTNVETLSGNLVEKDCVESCTPTNSMQGQVSSGTAATLCCRGDLCNDNLQSAAPARALLTSATLGLALALFLLIISAPSL; encoded by the exons ATGAAGACAGCGCTGCTGTTTCTTGTTGCCTTGGCTGTGGCTGCTGGtccag CCCAGGCTCTCCGCTGCCACGTGTGCTCCAGCTCCTCCAACTGTAAGAAACCTCAGACCTGCCCAGCCAGCGCGAACTTCTGCAGGACCATGACCAACG TGGAGACTCTGTCTGGGAACCTGGTGGAGAAGGACTGCGTGGAGTCCTGCACGCCCACGAACAGCATGCAGGGCCAGGTCAGCAGCGGCACGGCGGCCACCCTGTGCTGCCGAGGCGACCTGTGCAACGATAATCTGCAGAGCGCCGCGCCTGCCCGCGCCCTGCTCACCAGCGCCACCCTCGGCCTGGCGCTGGCCCTTTTCCTCCTCATCATCTCGGCCCCCAGCCTGTGA
- the LYNX1 gene encoding ly-6/neurotoxin-like protein 1, whose amino-acid sequence MAPLLTLLLVALAGLPLAQALDCHVCAYNGENCFNPTRCPAMVTYCMTTRTYYTPTRMKVSKSCVTSCFETVYDGYSKHASTTACCQYDLCNGASLAAPMTLALALILLATFWGLL is encoded by the exons ATGGCACCCCTGCTCACCCTGCTCCTGGTGGCCCTGGCTGGCCTGCCTCTGG CCCAGGCTCTGGACTGCCACGTGTGCGCCTACAATGGAGAGAACTGCTTCAACCCCACGCGCTGCCCGGCCATGGTCACCTACTGTATGACCACACGCACTT ACTACACCCCGACTAGGATGAAGGTGAGCAAGTCATGTGTGACCAGCTGCTTTGAAACCGTGTACGATGGCTACTCCAAGCACGCATCCACCACGGCCTGCTGCCAGTACGACCTCTGTAACGGCGCCAGCCTCGCTGCCCCCATGACCCTGGCCCTGGCTCTTATTCTCCTGGCCACCTTCTGGGGTCTGCTCTGA